In bacterium, the genomic stretch CGCTCTATCCGCTTCTCTCGCGCCCGATTACCCGCCTTGATTTCCTAATCGGCAAGTTTCTTGGCGCGTACTTTGTCTCGGCGCTGGCTTTTCTTATTTTAATTGCAGTGGGATGCCTGGCCATGTGGCGTTTCCACCTATCTTTAGGCTCAATCGTTTGGCAGTATATATTACTGAAGCTATTTGCCCTCTGGATGCTCACCGCAATTACGCTGGCGCTATCTCTTATCACAACTCCAGCAGCCAATGTGACTTTTTGTATTCTATTTACAGTAGGAGCCGGAACAATCAGCCGCGGTCTACTTTTGAGTTATGAAGGCATGATGCCTATCACTCGATTTCTATCAAATATTCTCTATTATGTCCTTCCCCATGTCGACCTATTTGACTTGGGCAAGAAAGTCGCCTATGGTTGGCCTCCTGTTCCAATTTGGGTCATCGGCACATTAGCGCTCTATGCTGTGTTGTACTCAACGGCAATGCTCACTCTTGGCTGGCTTAAATTCAATCGGCAGGCAGTATGATGAAACGCGAATTAATTGGTTTTGGATTTGCTGTAATGCTGCTAGCGAGCGGTGGATTTATTGCTCGTAAAACAGCTCCACAGATTACAACCGATCCGACGGATGGGCATGTTTTCGAGGCGATGGAAGGCTCTTCAACGGCCTCCGTCTTTGGTGAGTTTAGAACCAACATGGCCGGTTTTTTATGGCTCAAGGCCGACCAATACATCCATGGCGGGGTTGCGCTTCGATCTTTAACGGATGATGAACACCAAGCGAATGCGATCAGACGCGCCTCAATCGCTGATGGTGAAGCTAACGGCACTCACGATGAACGCAATGAAACAACGGTTATTCCGGAAAGTGATCGTGATTTTCGCGGTTGGTTAGGAGAAATTGAACGGCAAACGCAACCCTTCTATGATATTCGAGGCCACAAACACCACAATCCAAGTGAAACCTTGCCGCTCATCCGCTTTGCCACCTGGGCAGATCCTCATTTTGTCCCCGGTTTTGTTGTGGGCGCTAACATTATTGCCAGTGACAATACCCGCGTTCAAGAGGCTATTGCCTACCTAAACGAGGGGCTTCGCTCCAACACGCGCAGCATCGTTATCTTAACCGAGTTAGGGCGATTTTACGGCTATCACCTTAGACAGTTCGATGTCTCACTCATTTCATTGGATAAGGCCATCAGCATTGCCCGAAGTCAGAAGTTCAGAAGTGAAGATGACGACGAGGCGTTTTTGAATGCGCTTCGATGGAAAGTTTTATGTCTAAGGCAACCGAACAAACAATATCAGGAAGCCTTAGCAGTAGTCGAAGGTCTAACCTACTTCCCTGAAGACCGAGTCTTACAAGAAATGCAAAAGAAGCTAAAATAGCGTCTTCTAGCGTGCCGCTTTTTGCAACAGAATCGAGTTATTGTGGTAAGTCTTCATCAAATCGATCTTCCACCGACCGTTTTGTCTCTTCATCGAATAAGTAAGGTCGAAACTTACGCCTTTGCCCTCAGGAGTAACGACCGATTCTCGAGTTGTCACTTCAGCGTCATCACCTTTTATCTTCGATCCAAGAAATTTGAATGAACTCTTTCCATTATCTGGATTCTTTTTTTCCTCTATCAAAGACCTGACAATCTCATCTAAATACTGTTCCTTGGTTCGGTTTTCAGTGGCCAAGACAGACTCTATCTCAGGAGTATATTCAATATATATAAGCTCCCTGACTAGTTTGCAATCGCCTCTTTCCGTCGCTTTTATCAAGTTCATAACCGACTGCTCAGCCTGATCGGGAGCATTATTGATGAGGTAGAAAAGAGAACATGCAATGATGAGAAATACTATCGCGCCGATAATGGGGGTGAACTCAGGAGGTTTGCGCGGCGGCGGAATCTTGACTGTATCAGAAAGAATTTTTATCCTATCGCCAAGGTCTTGCTCCTCTTCTTGCGGTTCTTCCTCAGGTACTCCCTCTACAACTTCCGGAGAAATTAAATAATCGGCGTTCCAATCAATCGCACCGGCTGTGCGCTCCCAGTCCATTTTAACTTCGAAATCCTCTTGCTTATCCTCTCCGATGATATCGATAAGCGCAACTGCGCCGGCATGCTTGGGATCGATTCGCTTGGCCTCAAGGATTAACGGGCGACCTTCGTCTATTTGACCCATCTTGATTAATTGGACGCCAAGATTGTAATAAGTATGTGCTGAACTGGGACGCAAAGCTAGAGCGGTTTTAAAAGCTTCCAATGCCTCTTCATGCCTACCCAACTTCGATAAGGAAGCGCCTAAATGGGATTGAAGCTCATAATCGTCTTTCGCAGAAACCCCTGCTGCCAGAATCATCTCAGCAACAGCTTCAAAATCGCCCTTTTCGAATAAACAAATCGCATCTGTTCGTAAAGCTTCTGTCCGTTCCTCGTGCATACATATCTCCTCAACCTTAAACCCACACCCTCACAGCAAGGCGAGGTGACAACTTATTATAATAGATATGCACTCATTTTAGTGCGATCCAAACTAATCATATACCGTTGGCATCTTAATGTCGAGCTTAGAAATATCGATAATCCACTTGCCATTCTGTTTGACAAGATTGTAAGTGACATCGGTCTCCGAACTAACACCTGCCCCTTTATGCACCTCTTCTTTGGCAGTTACTACTGCTTTATCACCCCTTACATCAGAGTTGATGATGGTGCAAGATAGTTTATTGGTCTGCTGCGATTTGCGTGCATCAAGCCACCACTCAATCAACATCTTTTTACTATCGCTAGCGCCCAAACTGGTCACCGTTGTTAGCTGATCAACGGTTACAATATCGCCCCTGTCAAGAGCGTCCCAAAGCAGTTCAACCGTTTCTTTAGTCTCATCCTTTTTGCCTGAGAGCATAAGGGCAATCATACTCACAATAAGCACAAGCCCAATGAATACCCCCAAAATGATAAGCGGCATCTGTGAGTTTGGTTCTTTTGGAAGCTTGAATGGCTCCGAACTAGGAGATGGCTGACGAGTCACCGGCGCAGGTTTGGCAGCGGGAGGCGTGCTCGGCTGAACCGGTTGTCGAGGTGGCGTTTGAGAAATAATTGTTGTTGGCGGAACCGTAACAACTGGAGGAGCAACTGAACCCTGCATCGTTGATTCAGGAGCGCTGATCGATTGTTCCTTAATCAGAGTACTGCTACTAATTGGAGGCGCGCCGACGGGAGTGGGTTTACTCCAATCAATCGCCCCTGCACTCCTTTCCCATTCCGTATGAGCTTCTATCATCTCATCTTTATCTGCGCCAATCCGAGCTAATAGCGAAGCAGCGCCGGCATGTTTGGAATCGAGGCGATTGGCTTCAACTATCATCGGACGCCCTTGGTTTTCGTGACCCATCTTTACGAATTGAGCTCCTAGATTATAGAAAGCCTGAGCGGTAGTAGGACGAAGAGCAAGCGCACCGCGAAAAGCCTCAACCGCTTCCTCATCCCGCCCAAGCTTAGAGAGTGATGACCCAAATCGCGATTGCAGATCGTAATCATCATCCGCTACCCGACCGGCAGCTAAAATCTTTTCGATAACCACCTCGAACAGCCCCTGCTGATAAAGATCGAACACCTCATTGCGTAAAATCTCCGTTCGCTCCTCATGCATCTTCTCACCTCGAATCAACAAAATCTAAAGCTAAAACAGCATCAACACTAAAATCCAATTATTAATATACAAGCTCTCTTATTTATAAGTTCGCCATGCGCTATTAAAAATCCTCTTCGCGAAGAAAGTTTTTTTGTAAATTGACAAACAATTTTTTATTGAGCGGTTTCAAACCCTTCCTTATTCAATCGGCGTCATTTCTATGTTAGCTTCCGGTTAGGAAATCCGTGCTAGTATTAAGGGCATTCGTTCGGATACAATAGAACAGTTAGAGTGAATGAATTGCTGCTAAGGGTTTATCTCCGAAGTACGCAGTTCCATCCTATTGCAAAACCGATCGAAAGGACCTACTGTCTTGCCGGAGATACTTGGACATTTAATGCTGGTGCTTCACTCTCATATTCCTTATGTGTTATCACATGGGAAGTCGCCTCACGGCACTGACTGGATATTTGAGAGCGCCGCTGAAAGCTACCTGCCTATCCTGAACGCCTGCGAGCGATTGACCAACGAAGGCATTTCGCCTAAGATCACGGTCAACATGACCCCCATCCTGCAGGAACAGCTTGCTGACGAGTCTTTTAAGAGTGAATTCGTAGACTATCTGCAAAATGCGGTCAATGTCGCTATCGATGACCAACGCGATTTTGTCGCAAAAGGCAACCTTTGGCAGGGTGGATTGGCCTATTTCTGGCAGCAATTCTATTCCCGGCAATTAGAAGAATTTAAAGAAAAGCATAATCACAGCGTTCTCAGCGGCTTCAAAAAGCTTCAAGATGAAGGCCACATCGAAGTCATCACCAGCGCCGCTACTCACGGGTATCTTCCATTACTTGGAACCGATGAATCAGTGCAGGCTCAGGTTAAACTTGGGGTCAAGACTTATGAGAAACACTTCGGGTGTGAGCCACGAGGAATTTGGCTTCCCGAATGCGCTTATCGGCCAAGTTACGAATGGAGTCCGCCAGTTGGCGACAAGGGCAAGCCTTTCTATCGCAAAGGCGTTGAAGCGGTTTTAGCCGAGAATGGATTACAGTACTTCTTTGTTGATTCGCACATGCTCCGAGGCGGCAGCCCGTTGGGGACTTACGCTGATCGCTTCCCTGCTCTGACACAACTTTACAAGCAGTTTTCAGATTCATTCAAGAACATGGAAGGGGCGAATCGTTCCGAATACGAAAGCTATTGGGCGGCAGGTCCCGGCGAAACCTATGCGCCAGTTGCCTGCTTTGCCCGCGACCCTGAGACTACTGTCCAAGTTTGGAGCGGTTCGCACGGCTATCCTGGCGATCCGCATTATCTCGAATTCCATAAGATGCATTACCCAGGCCGTTTGCGCTATTGGCGTGTCAGCGAGAACAAGGCAGATTTGGGAGCTAAGGCGCTCTACGAACCTCTGCATTCCTACGAACGTCTCTGCCAACATGCCGATCACTTCGTTGAGCTTGTTAAGAACACAATGGCCAACTATAAGCGCAACACAGGACGTATTGGCTGCATGGTCTCGATGTATGATACCGAGCTTTATGGACATTGGTGGTTTGAAGGGCCAGAGTGGCTTTATGAGGTCACCAAACGCCTCGCAAGCGACCCGCAGATTAAATTAGTCACCGCTAGTGAGCAGTTTGAGATGAACCCGCCCTCCTCGGCGGTTCATCTACCCGAAGGATCGTGGGGAGAAGGCGGCTATCACTCAATCTGGCTCAACGAGCAGAACGCCTGGACATGGGAAGATATTTATGCAGCTGAGCGCGATTTAGTTAAGTTGATCGACAAGTACCGCATGAACCCAGAGGTATCGCCAATTCTTAAACAGGCGGCTAGAGAATTGCTTTTGCTTGAATCCTCCGACTGGCAATTCCTCATCAGCACTTGGTCCGCCCGTGACTATGCTGA encodes the following:
- a CDS encoding tetratricopeptide repeat protein, with translation MHEERTEALRTDAICLFEKGDFEAVAEMILAAGVSAKDDYELQSHLGASLSKLGRHEEALEAFKTALALRPSSAHTYYNLGVQLIKMGQIDEGRPLILEAKRIDPKHAGAVALIDIIGEDKQEDFEVKMDWERTAGAIDWNADYLISPEVVEGVPEEEPQEEEQDLGDRIKILSDTVKIPPPRKPPEFTPIIGAIVFLIIACSLFYLINNAPDQAEQSVMNLIKATERGDCKLVRELIYIEYTPEIESVLATENRTKEQYLDEIVRSLIEEKKNPDNGKSSFKFLGSKIKGDDAEVTTRESVVTPEGKGVSFDLTYSMKRQNGRWKIDLMKTYHNNSILLQKAAR
- a CDS encoding tetratricopeptide repeat protein, giving the protein MHEERTEILRNEVFDLYQQGLFEVVIEKILAAGRVADDDYDLQSRFGSSLSKLGRDEEAVEAFRGALALRPTTAQAFYNLGAQFVKMGHENQGRPMIVEANRLDSKHAGAASLLARIGADKDEMIEAHTEWERSAGAIDWSKPTPVGAPPISSSTLIKEQSISAPESTMQGSVAPPVVTVPPTTIISQTPPRQPVQPSTPPAAKPAPVTRQPSPSSEPFKLPKEPNSQMPLIILGVFIGLVLIVSMIALMLSGKKDETKETVELLWDALDRGDIVTVDQLTTVTSLGASDSKKMLIEWWLDARKSQQTNKLSCTIINSDVRGDKAVVTAKEEVHKGAGVSSETDVTYNLVKQNGKWIIDISKLDIKMPTVYD
- a CDS encoding 1,4-alpha-glucan branching protein domain-containing protein; its protein translation is MQNRSKGPTVLPEILGHLMLVLHSHIPYVLSHGKSPHGTDWIFESAAESYLPILNACERLTNEGISPKITVNMTPILQEQLADESFKSEFVDYLQNAVNVAIDDQRDFVAKGNLWQGGLAYFWQQFYSRQLEEFKEKHNHSVLSGFKKLQDEGHIEVITSAATHGYLPLLGTDESVQAQVKLGVKTYEKHFGCEPRGIWLPECAYRPSYEWSPPVGDKGKPFYRKGVEAVLAENGLQYFFVDSHMLRGGSPLGTYADRFPALTQLYKQFSDSFKNMEGANRSEYESYWAAGPGETYAPVACFARDPETTVQVWSGSHGYPGDPHYLEFHKMHYPGRLRYWRVSENKADLGAKALYEPLHSYERLCQHADHFVELVKNTMANYKRNTGRIGCMVSMYDTELYGHWWFEGPEWLYEVTKRLASDPQIKLVTASEQFEMNPPSSAVHLPEGSWGEGGYHSIWLNEQNAWTWEDIYAAERDLVKLIDKYRMNPEVSPILKQAARELLLLESSDWQFLISTWSARDYAEVRVAEHSRMFKALADMARKVGEGGLLNEQEIEIYKDSELRDNPFQDLDLSYWSNTEFPAGAAF